In the genome of Theropithecus gelada isolate Dixy chromosome 19, Tgel_1.0, whole genome shotgun sequence, the window actccagcctggacaacagagcgagactctgtctcaaaaaaaaaattttacctaTTTAGCTGAGTGATCTTaagtaagttatttaactttGCTGTGCCTTGTCTGTAGAATAAATGTAACAGTAGTGTCAAATTCAGACAGTTATTATAAGGTTTtagtgaggctgggcacggtggctcaggcctataatcctagcactttcggaggccgtggcaggcagaccacttgacgTCAGGaattccaaaccagcctggccaacatggtgaaaccccgtctctactaaaaatataaaaaattagccccgggcatggtggtgcacgcctctaatcccagctactcgggaggctgtggcaggagtgttgcttgaacccaggaggcagagattgcagtgagctgaggtagcgcccctgcactccagcctgggcagcagagtgagactccgtctcagtaaaataaaataaaataaaataaaataaaataaaataataaaaaaaaataaggtttcaGTGACACAGTGTTTAAAGCTGCGTGGTGGccactgcctgtagtcccagctactcaggaggcagaggtgggagggtcgcttgagcacaggagtttgaggctgcagtgagccgtgactgcaccactgcactccagccttggcaagagagtgagaccctgtctctaaaaaatataacacggtgaaaccccgtctctactaaaaatacaaaaaactagccgggcgaggtggcgggcgcctgtagtctcagctactcaggaggctgaggcaggagaatggtttaaacccaggaggcggagcttgcagtgagccgagatcgtgccactgcactccagccttttaagactccgtctcaaaaaaaaaaaaaaaaaaataaataaataaataaatatatatatataaaaatttgccaggtgcggtggtgcacacctgtagtcccccgtactcaggaggctgaggtgggaggaccacttgagtccaggagttcgaggctgcagtaagccatgatagtgccattgcattccagcctgagtgacagagcaagatccgtccctaaaaaaaaaagtttggcgcAAAACacaaagtgttcaataaatgatggcttctaataataataatacttttattattattattattgtcaggcacagtggcagtcatgcctgtaatcccagcagtttgagaggctgaggcaaggcaGGTTGCTTGTGCCCCAGAATTCAAGAGGTGGAACCAGAtgatctccaaaaaaaaaaaaaaattaatcaggcacgatggtgtgcatctgtagtcctaggtacttcggaggctgaggtggagggttgtttgagcccatgaggtggaggctgcagtgagccaagatagtgccactgcagtccagtccaGGCTACAGAaccagaccccgtctcaaaaaatagtaatagtaatattattgtggccggacatggtggctcatgcctgtgatcccaacactttgggaggccgaggtgggcagatcacctgaggtcaggagttcgacaccagcctggctaacatggtgaaaccccttctccactaaaaatacaaaaattagccaggcgtggtggcaggtacctgtaatcccagctacttgggaggctgaggcaggagaattgcttgaacctgggaggtggaggttgcagtgagccaagatcatgccaccacactccagcccgggtgacagagcgaaactctgtctcaaaaagaaaaaaattattgctatGATAGATTGTGTCGCTTCTCTGCTCAGCACCCTCCTACAGCACCTGTCTCATTTGGAATAAATGATGACGTCCTTGCGTTGCCCACGTGGCCCTACACGCCACGGCCCCTGataactggtttttgtttttgttttgagatggaatcttgctctgttgcccaggctggagtgtagtggcatgatttcagttcacagtaacctctgcctccctggttccagtgatccctcctgcctcagcctcctgagtagctgggattataggcgcctgccaccactccaggctatttttgtatttttttttttttttttttttttttgagacggagtctcgcgctgtcgcccaggctggagtgcagtggcgcgatctcggctcactgcaagctccgcctcctgggttcacgccattctcctgcctcagcctcctgagtagctgggactacaggcgcccaccaccgcgcccggctaattttttgtatttttagtagagacggggtttcactgtggtctcgatctcctgaccttgtgatccgcccgcctcggcctcccaaagtgctgggattacaggcgtgagccaccgcgcccggcctatttttgtatttttagtagagatggggtttcaccatgttggccaggctggtctcaaactcctgaccttaggtgatccgcccaccttggcctcccaaagtcccgtgattactggcatgagccactgtgcctggctcctgaTGACTCGGCTATTGCCTCCAGCCCTCTCCCGCTGGCAGAttccactccagccacactggcctccttgctgttctcagaCGTGACTGTCAtgttcccacctcagggcctttgcactggctgttctcGATGCCTGAAACACTTTCCCCCCAGATCTCCATGCATCTCTCCCACCTTTCCTTCAGATTTTTATGCAAATATCGCcttctcagagaagccttccctgactatgCCTGTAAAACTCCAACATAGCCAGCTTCCCTGTGTGATACTTTTCCCACAGTATTTATCATCTTCTAAAATACTGTGGATTTTGGATtttgctcatttctttctttttttctgattttttttttttcttttttgagacagagtctcactctgtcatccgggctggagtgcaggggtacgaTCAAGCTcactcagtctcctgggctcaagtgattctcccacttcagccttttcagtagctgggattacaggcacacatgacCGTGCCTgcctatgttttaaaaagtttttgtagagatggggtctctcaaTGTTGCCCGGGCtcgtctagaactcctgacctcaagcgatcttcccaccttggcctctccaactgttgagattacaggcctgaaccaccgtgcccagccccaatatTCCAACGTACTAGGGTTTTAGCATTGCAATATTCTAGAATTCCAAGATGCCACCGAGCTACTTCTAATAACACTAAGTTCtggaattccatttttttctttttttgagatgaagtctcactccgtctcccaggctggagtgcagtggtgtgatctcaccccACTGCCACCtgcatcttctgggttcaagaaattctcaacctcccaagtagctgggattacaggcacacaccaccacacccagctaatttttgtatttttagtagagatggcatttcggCATGTtggcctggtcttgaactcctggcctcaagtgatctgcccttctcggcctcccaaagtgttaagattacaggtgtgagccaccacactcagcctagaATTCCAATATTCTAAAGCACGGAAGTTCTTATGACACAGTATTCCAGTTTGCAAGGTGCTGGTGGGCCAGGCTGATGGACACCCTAGATCTCCAGGGCCATGGAGTTTCCTCCTCTGAGTTTTCATTGTCTTTCTTCCCTGCCCAGACACCAGGAGCCTGAATGGGGAACGATTCTATCAGCTACGAGTATGGGGATTACAGCGACCTCTTGGACCTCCCTGTGGACTGCCTGGATGGCGCCTGCCTGGCCACCGACACGCTGCGCATGGCCCCGCTCCCGCTGTATGCTGCCATCTTCCTGGTGGGGGTGCCGGGCAATGCCATGGTGGCCTGGGTGGCTGGGAAGGAGGCCCGCCGGAGGGTGGGTGCCACCTGGTTGCTCCACCTGGCCGTGGCGGATTTGCTGTGCTGTTTGTCTCTGCCCATCCTGGCAGTGCCCATTGCCCATGGGGGCCACTGGCCATATGGGGAAGTGGGCTGTCGGGTGCTGCCCTCCGTCATCCTGCTGACCATGTATGCCAGCGTCCTGCTCCTGGCAGCTCTCAGTGCCGACCTCTGCTTTCTGGCTCTCGGGCCTGCCTGGTGGTCGAAGGTTCAGCGGGCGTGTGGGGTGCAGGTGGCCTGCGGGGCAGCCTGGACGCTGGCCTTGCTGCTCACCGTGCCCTCCGCCATCTACCGCCGGCTGCACCAGGAGCACTTCCCCACCCGGCTGCAGTGTGTGGTGGACTACGGTGGCTCCTCCAGCACCGAGAACGCAGTGACTGCCGTCCGGTTTCTTTTTGGCTTCCTGGGGCCCCTGGTGGTCGTGGCCAGCTGCCACAGTGCCCTCCTGTGCTGGGCAGCCCGACACCGCTGGCCACTGGGCATGGCCATTGTGGTGGGGTTTTTTGTCTGCTGGACACCCTACCACCTGTTGGGGCTGGTGCTCACTGTGGCAGCCCCGAACTCCGCACTCCTGGCCAGGGCCCTGCGGGCTGAACCCCTCGTCGTGGGCCTTGCCCTCGCTCACAGCTGCCTCAATCCCATGCTTTTCCTGTATTTCGGGAGGGCTCAACTCTGCCGGTCACTGCCAGCTGCCTGTCACTGGGCCCTGAGGGAGTCCCAGGGCAGGGAAGAAAGTGTGGACAGCAAGAAATCCACCAGCCATGAACTGGTCTCAGAGATGGAGGTGTAGGCTGGAGAGACACTGTGGATGTGTATCTTCCTATCCCATTTCACAAGACTGGCTTCAGGCATAGTTGGATCCAGGAGCTCActgatgtcttcattttattccttcattcaacagATACCCATTATGCACCTGCTATGTGCAAGGCCTTTTTAGGCACTGGAGATATAGTAGTGaccaaaacagacacaaatcctgccctcagggagctgatATTCTAGTGGAGGaagacagactttaaacaaagatATACAGGGCCatttgcggtggctcatgcctgtaatcccagcgctttgagaggctgaggcaggtggatcacttgaggtcaggagttcaa includes:
- the C5AR2 gene encoding C5a anaphylatoxin chemotactic receptor 2, yielding MGNDSISYEYGDYSDLLDLPVDCLDGACLATDTLRMAPLPLYAAIFLVGVPGNAMVAWVAGKEARRRVGATWLLHLAVADLLCCLSLPILAVPIAHGGHWPYGEVGCRVLPSVILLTMYASVLLLAALSADLCFLALGPAWWSKVQRACGVQVACGAAWTLALLLTVPSAIYRRLHQEHFPTRLQCVVDYGGSSSTENAVTAVRFLFGFLGPLVVVASCHSALLCWAARHRWPLGMAIVVGFFVCWTPYHLLGLVLTVAAPNSALLARALRAEPLVVGLALAHSCLNPMLFLYFGRAQLCRSLPAACHWALRESQGREESVDSKKSTSHELVSEMEV